The following coding sequences are from one Methanofastidiosum sp. window:
- a CDS encoding tetratricopeptide repeat protein — MKKIVVLSIIVLLVLSFPLNVNAQSKKRILIDVAHDEPINFTAGYNMFIGQLTSKGFTLTENKVPITENTLKNYDILLIIVPKSNFTPQEIFAIEKFVKEGGSLLLVGRGGSSLDIKKTREVLNQLTINMGITFNDDLVTDTQNYYDNDATNVIIVNMVDDPITKDVFKVAMKLPCSLTISQNSKSLMKGSPQSLSRPYLSDPDKSGTPPKDPLNPISGTELVVAARSNVLSGKVVAIGSSTFLEDNMITKYDHLRFISNIFDYLSEGGAVSPPEEVELSYSELVLAAEAYLKDNNYDDAIKTSDNAISLDSSKYEPYFIKAKSLWNKRRYSDALTEINNTIDRDPGYEERIDALILKGDILLSLGRYDEALSTYKIANGLNNKVFGAWYGMARSEYNLGNYQEAIEAINIALEISPTDEDANTFKSMLVSIGDDVRLEEAAGYFKLAEDSYLTGDYKKARENYIKSKNLYAELGDQDKVRLIDSKIQAIDSVSIGKTSIIVVLGILAILGIGLIGLLIYLLKPEIFKKMM; from the coding sequence ATGAAAAAAATAGTTGTTTTGAGTATAATAGTGTTACTAGTTTTGAGTTTCCCACTTAATGTTAACGCACAGTCAAAAAAAAGAATTCTAATTGATGTGGCTCATGATGAGCCAATAAACTTTACAGCTGGCTACAACATGTTCATTGGCCAGCTTACTAGTAAAGGGTTCACATTAACTGAAAATAAAGTTCCAATTACAGAGAATACTCTAAAAAATTATGATATCCTTCTTATTATTGTTCCTAAATCAAATTTTACTCCCCAAGAGATATTTGCTATTGAGAAATTTGTGAAAGAGGGGGGTAGTCTTTTACTTGTTGGTAGGGGTGGCAGCTCACTTGATATCAAAAAAACTAGAGAAGTGTTAAATCAACTTACTATTAACATGGGCATTACATTTAATGATGATCTAGTTACTGACACGCAAAACTATTATGACAATGATGCCACAAATGTCATTATTGTCAATATGGTTGACGATCCAATAACAAAGGATGTATTTAAGGTCGCTATGAAATTGCCTTGCTCCTTAACTATATCCCAAAACTCAAAATCATTGATGAAGGGATCTCCTCAAAGCCTTAGCAGACCTTATTTAAGTGACCCAGATAAATCCGGCACCCCCCCTAAAGATCCTTTAAATCCTATCTCTGGAACAGAGTTAGTTGTTGCGGCCAGGTCAAATGTTTTGAGCGGAAAAGTAGTAGCAATCGGATCCTCAACTTTTCTTGAAGATAACATGATAACTAAGTATGACCACTTACGATTTATATCAAACATATTTGACTATTTATCCGAAGGTGGAGCTGTTTCACCTCCTGAAGAAGTCGAATTGTCTTACTCCGAACTAGTTTTAGCTGCAGAAGCTTATCTTAAAGATAATAATTATGACGATGCAATAAAAACTAGCGACAACGCTATATCCCTTGACTCGTCAAAGTACGAACCTTACTTTATCAAAGCAAAATCGTTGTGGAACAAAAGAAGATATTCAGATGCCTTAACTGAAATAAACAATACTATCGATAGAGACCCGGGATACGAAGAAAGAATAGACGCACTCATCTTAAAGGGAGATATACTTCTATCTCTTGGAAGATATGACGAAGCTTTGTCCACATATAAGATTGCTAATGGATTAAATAACAAAGTATTTGGGGCATGGTATGGAATGGCAAGATCAGAATATAATCTTGGGAACTACCAGGAAGCCATTGAAGCAATAAACATTGCCCTTGAGATATCCCCCACAGATGAAGATGCAAATACTTTCAAATCAATGCTTGTGTCAATAGGAGACGATGTAAGATTAGAAGAAGCGGCGGGTTATTTCAAGTTAGCCGAAGATAGTTATTTAACAGGTGACTACAAAAAAGCTAGAGAAAATTATATCAAATCAAAAAATCTTTACGCCGAACTCGGTGACCAAGATAAAGTAAGACTTATTGACTCAAAGATCCAAGCCATAGATAGCGTCTCAATAGGAAAGACTTCCATAATAGTCGTCCTTGGAATATTGGCCATCCTAGGTATAGGACTTATCGGTCTTTTGATATACCTCCTAAAGCCTGAAATTTTCAAAAAGATGATGTAA